Below is a genomic region from Acipenser ruthenus unplaced genomic scaffold, fAciRut3.2 maternal haplotype, whole genome shotgun sequence.
ctccttctcctctcctctcccctgcaACTCTGGCTGTGTGGAGGTgacacagctctctctctctctctctctttctctccctctcccctctccctgtggCTGTGTGGAGGTgagacagctctctctctctctctctctctctctctctctctcacccctctctctctcccctctccctgtggCTATGTGGAGGTGacaccgctctctcctctcctcatccCTCTCAGGCAGCTCCTCCGGTGGTGCCTCTATCTCGGACTTGGAGCTGCAGTCCCTCTCCGAGCGGCTTCTCTCTCTGGATGTGAACAAGGCTCGCCCCGGAGACCTGACCCTGAACCCGCAGAGCCTCATCCCTGACTCTGAGACCGCCATCCCGCAGGACCGCGCCCCAGAGCCGTGAGAGAACCAGGGAGGGCACGGGGACATGGGGACAGGGGGGTACAGAGACAGGGAGGGACAGGGACACACAGAGACCTGTCACACACTCTGAGTGTGTGTATCCTTCTAGATAAAGTTTTTGGGCATGCTGTCTGagctcctccctctccctctctctctcccaggttGTACAGTTTTGTCAATGAAGGTGTTCTCTTCTCCAAGCCCACCTTCTCCTCCTTCCTCAAGCTGCTGGATAACTATTCCCGCTTCACGGGCAGCACGGAGAGCTTCTCCTCCGAGCAGCAGGGGGAGCAGGACAGCTTCCTGAGGGCCGCTGTGATGGGCACTGCGCTGGGCAAGGAGCTCTACAACTTCCTGTTCACCAAGGGTAGAGCACCACTGCTTCCTGTTTAGAATACAGCGTCTATAGTGCTTCCTGTTTAGAATATAGCGTCTATAGTGCTTCCTGTTTAGAATATAGCATCTATACCGCTTCCTGTTTACAATACAGTATCTATAGTGCTTCCTGTTTAGAATGTAGCGTCTGTAACTCGTAGCTGATTGATCCTTAGTGATTCAGCCTCAAGAGCATCACTAGCTGACCCATCCCATTCCACTCCGTCTCCGCTTCACTTACAGCACTGTTTCCtccggtcctggtttctgtgcagcGCCTGTAGAATCAATGCTTCACTGACTCTGCGtgtgtctctctgcgtgtctctgtgtctccgCAGGGTACTACAGCTCCGAGGTGGAGTTCATTCAGGATCTCAAGATGATGTGGTTTGGTCTGTACTCCCGCGGGAAAGGGCAGCTTGACTCCAGCGGCTTTGAGCACGTCTTCTTAGGTACGCAGCCAGCCTGGCCtgaccttgtgtgtgtgtgtgtagcaggtACTggaatatctgtgtgtgtgcgtgtaacAGAtatctttcttctctctctctctttctctctctctctctctctctctctccctccctcactccctccagGAGAGATTAAGAATAGCAAGGTATCTGGGTTCCATAACTGGATTCAGTTCTACCGGCTGGAGAAACAGGGCCAGCTCAATTACTACAGCCACAGCTTCGACGGACCGGTGAGCAGCAAGCAACCGACACGATAAAACAGCTGCTTGAGAAACTGTCCACTGCGCCAGGGATGACAATAACACTCCTATTGCAaactgcagtgggagtcttatttccatccctgcttggAGAAAAATGGAACAAGCTGCATTACCTGCAGTCCACCACCAGGTGTCAGCGTTTCACAAGTGGAACTTGTTTTACGAGTTCATGGCTTCAGCTGAATTCAAGAGGCGACCAGGTTGTTTTGATGCGAGTTAAAAGTGACGGATTGGACCCGTTTTGAATgatcttttatttatgttttttttgtttttttttaaagcgcactgtgtttaataaacaaacaaacaaacttgcaGCATGTGTATTCACGCCCTGTCTCTTTCTTTTTCGTTTCCTAGTGGACCAGTTACCCAGACGTACTGGGGCTGCAGTTTAACTGGGACGGCTACTACAAGCAGGTGGGGTCGGCGTTCATCGGGAGCAGCCCTGAGTTTGACCTGGCCGTGTACTCCCTGTGCTTCATCGCTCGACCCGGCAAGGTGTGAGTAAGGAATCCACGCGTCGAGGCCGGGGCGGGGCTCCCGGAGCACTGCAAGCTGTCATCAGTGACGTGTCGCGCGAGATCGAGGCTTTGATTAAGCGAATAAGAACGATTTCAGATAAGATCCATTTCAATTGTATATGAGAGACACACCACAGGTTTGTATAGAAAAGATGCCCTACACACCCCAGATtcacattagtattattattattatttgtttatttagcagacgcctttatccaaggcgacttacagagactagggtgtgtgaactatgcatcagctgcagagtcacttacaactacgtctcacccgaaagacggagcacaaggaggttaaatgacttgctcagggtcacacaatgagtcagtggctgaggtgggatttgaaccggggacctggttataagcccttttcattaaccactggaccacacagcctcctgacgCCCCACACCACAGACTCGCTTACAGTAATGCTAAAAGGAAGTTTGTGAAATTCTTGGACGCGTTTCAGCTTGAAGTGTGTCTGTTAACCCTGCAGGTGCCAGCTGCGTCTGGGAGGGAAGCCCATCGCCATCCAGACCTACACCTGGACGAACTCCTTCTACGGGAATGGCAAGAAATTCATCGCCTCCGCCTACCCTATATCACCCTGAGCACTCCCACTCTCCCTATATCACCCTGAGCACTCCCACTCTCCCTATATCACCCTGAGcactcccactctccctctcGCACCCTGTCACTCCCCACTCTCACACCCTCtcactcccccttctctctcaccctctcactCCCCCCACTCTCTCAACCTCTCCCTCCCTCGCCCTCTCACAATAAACTCAGATccctgcaaagttctgtgtcctTGTTATTTTAGATCAGCTTATCCCTCACTCCCAGTCGCTGTCACTCCTGCTCACTccttagaaacgcctgtctgcttgactcggtttcttctagtttcagtaacactgatgaaggcactagcattagaaacgcctgtctgcttgactcggtttcttctagtttcagtaacactgatgaaggcactagcattagaaacgcctgtctgcttgactcagtttcttctagtttcaataacactgatgaaggcactagcattagaaacgcctgtctgcttgactcggtttcttctagtttcaataacactgatgaaggcactagcattagaaacgcctgtctgcttgactcggtttcttctagtttcaataacactgatgaaggcactagcattagaaacgcctgtctgctcgactcggtttcttctagtttcaataacactgatgaaggcactagcattagaaacg
It encodes:
- the LOC117400976 gene encoding uridylate-specific endoribonuclease codes for the protein MKLAFLTALCLSISLADALDSCVGRCGYGTNPSHPCQCNTACERFGDCCSDYWSTCAAASQDSCHGRCGESYNSLNRCHCNTKCGQYSNCCKDYSSLCGGSSSGGASISDLELQSLSERLLSLDVNKARPGDLTLNPQSLIPDSETAIPQDRAPEPLYSFVNEGVLFSKPTFSSFLKLLDNYSRFTGSTESFSSEQQGEQDSFLRAAVMGTALGKELYNFLFTKGYYSSEVEFIQDLKMMWFGLYSRGKGQLDSSGFEHVFLGEIKNSKVSGFHNWIQFYRLEKQGQLNYYSHSFDGPWTSYPDVLGLQFNWDGYYKQVGSAFIGSSPEFDLAVYSLCFIARPGKVCQLRLGGKPIAIQTYTWTNSFYGNGKKFIASAYPISP